One Stenotrophomonas maltophilia DNA window includes the following coding sequences:
- a CDS encoding D-alanyl-D-alanine carboxypeptidase family protein: MPSPAPARAPLSSITLDAATFAVVHQHNADIARQPASLTKLMTAYAAYECVEENGRAWDEAVTIAAEDVHAVADDETRMGLVPGETVSLARLLEGLMIVSGNDAALAIARHLDGSQPAFLERMNRHARQLGLRSSWFASVSGITTPHHASSARDMAVLAACLLNDHPQILAITAQRAFAHGSFSRNNQNALLSDDGVDGLKTGYTQAAGFCLAATACRSVPGRDQPVRLIIVVLGSESRDARDALVRERLAAGFAALADSTADA, encoded by the coding sequence ATGCCGTCTCCTGCTCCTGCGCGCGCGCCGTTGTCCTCGATCACCCTCGATGCGGCAACCTTCGCGGTGGTCCACCAGCACAACGCGGACATCGCGCGGCAACCGGCCTCGCTGACCAAGCTGATGACTGCCTACGCCGCTTACGAATGCGTCGAAGAGAACGGTCGTGCGTGGGACGAGGCGGTCACCATCGCCGCCGAAGATGTGCATGCGGTGGCCGATGATGAAACGCGCATGGGCCTGGTGCCCGGCGAAACGGTCAGCCTGGCACGCCTGCTGGAAGGGTTGATGATCGTCTCCGGCAATGATGCGGCGCTGGCCATCGCACGCCATCTGGACGGATCACAGCCTGCGTTCCTGGAGCGCATGAACCGGCACGCGCGCCAGCTTGGCCTGCGCAGCAGCTGGTTCGCCAGCGTCTCCGGCATCACCACTCCGCACCATGCCTCCAGCGCGCGCGACATGGCAGTACTCGCCGCCTGCCTGCTGAATGACCATCCGCAGATACTGGCAATCACCGCGCAGCGCGCGTTCGCGCATGGCAGCTTCAGCCGCAACAACCAGAACGCGCTGCTCAGCGATGACGGCGTGGATGGCTTGAAGACCGGCTACACCCAGGCCGCAGGCTTCTGCCTGGCCGCCACCGCATGCCGGTCAGTGCCCGGGCGGGACCAGCCGGTACGCCTGATCATCGTGGTGCTGGGTTCTGAAAGCCGCGACGCACGCGATGCCCTTGTGCGCGAGCGGCTGGCCGCCGGGTTCGCGGCGCTGGCCGACAGCACCGCCGACGCCTGA
- a CDS encoding TetR/AcrR family transcriptional regulator yields MPANAAPTRRRLSREQRARQLLDVAWALVGDEGTAALTLGRLAEAAGVTKPVAYDHFVTRNGLLAALYDDYDGRQTLVFNERIGRARAQLADRAAAIASGYIDCILSQGSEVQGILAALVGAPELHEVRRRYQQDFIDNCQVWLGPFAADGTVSLAGRWAILGAAEALSEAVAAGALDKADAEAELQRLIVATVKRR; encoded by the coding sequence ATGCCTGCCAACGCCGCACCCACGCGCCGCCGATTGTCCCGCGAGCAACGCGCCCGCCAGTTGCTGGACGTGGCCTGGGCGCTGGTTGGCGACGAAGGTACCGCTGCGCTGACGCTGGGACGGCTGGCCGAGGCAGCGGGCGTGACCAAGCCCGTGGCCTACGATCACTTCGTGACCCGCAACGGCCTGCTGGCCGCGCTCTACGATGACTACGACGGCCGCCAGACGCTGGTCTTCAACGAGCGCATCGGCCGTGCCCGGGCGCAGCTGGCCGATCGTGCGGCGGCCATCGCCTCCGGCTACATCGACTGCATCCTCAGCCAGGGCAGTGAAGTGCAGGGCATCCTTGCCGCGTTGGTCGGTGCACCTGAACTGCACGAGGTGCGGCGGCGCTACCAGCAGGACTTCATCGACAACTGCCAGGTCTGGCTGGGCCCGTTCGCCGCCGACGGCACGGTATCGCTTGCAGGACGCTGGGCGATTCTCGGTGCGGCCGAGGCCCTGTCCGAAGCCGTGGCGGCAGGCGCGCTGGACAAGGCAGACGCCGAGGCCGAGCTGCAGCGCTTGATCGTGGCGACGGTCAAGCGGCGCTGA
- a CDS encoding NAD(P)H-dependent oxidoreductase: MHTLIVTAHPESGALTHAIARRIGEAITASDAANRVTHADLMAEGFDPRFNMQDQALFRGTGATPADVAAEQARLEAADTLVLVYPLYWWSFPALLKGWIDRVFTQGWAYQDGADGKVQKKLQRLRVHLVGIGGAGADMIERRGYDAAMKTQIDMGIFDYCGARVLTSDLLLDADSGAAEAHLQTALAIGRKIGTPMR, from the coding sequence ATGCACACTCTCATCGTTACCGCCCATCCTGAATCCGGCGCGTTGACCCATGCCATCGCCAGGCGCATCGGCGAAGCCATCACCGCGTCGGACGCCGCCAACCGCGTGACCCACGCCGATCTGATGGCCGAAGGCTTCGATCCGCGCTTCAACATGCAGGACCAGGCGCTGTTCCGTGGCACCGGCGCAACTCCGGCCGACGTCGCCGCCGAGCAGGCGCGGCTGGAGGCTGCCGACACACTGGTACTGGTCTACCCGTTGTACTGGTGGTCGTTCCCCGCGCTGCTGAAGGGCTGGATCGATCGTGTGTTCACCCAGGGCTGGGCCTACCAGGACGGCGCCGATGGCAAGGTGCAGAAAAAGCTGCAGCGGTTGCGCGTGCACCTGGTCGGCATCGGCGGGGCCGGCGCGGACATGATCGAACGGCGCGGCTACGATGCGGCGATGAAGACGCAGATCGACATGGGCATCTTCGACTACTGTGGCGCACGCGTGCTGACGTCGGACCTGCTGCTGGACGCCGATTCCGGTGCAGCCGAAGCGCATCTGCAGACCGCGCTGGCGATCGGCCGTAAAATCGGTACTCCGATGCGCTGA
- a CDS encoding isocitrate lyase/PEP mutase family protein, with product MNSLDADTPRKRAAFRQLHAQGCFVLPNPWDVGSARYLQRQGFQALATTSAGCAWSEGRPDGAVSLPATLEHLRLMAAATPLPLNADFGDGFGATPQAVEEAVAAALDTGIAALSIEDASGVADAPLRPIDQAVERLRAARAAIDRAGGDVLLVGRAENFFVGVPDLQDTLQRLRAYAEAGADVLYAPGISTREQISAVVAAAGSKPVNLLVGGPIPLSLQDIAALGVRRVSLGGALARAAWGGLMQATQPIVQDGRFDGLQQAASGAALNALFH from the coding sequence ATGAACTCGCTCGATGCCGACACCCCGCGCAAGCGCGCGGCCTTCCGCCAGCTGCATGCGCAAGGTTGCTTCGTGCTGCCCAATCCGTGGGATGTGGGCAGTGCCCGCTACCTGCAGCGGCAGGGCTTCCAGGCCCTGGCCACGACCAGTGCCGGCTGTGCCTGGAGCGAAGGGCGGCCGGATGGCGCGGTTTCGTTGCCAGCCACGCTGGAGCATCTGCGCCTGATGGCGGCGGCGACCCCGTTGCCGTTGAATGCCGACTTCGGTGATGGCTTCGGCGCTACGCCGCAGGCGGTGGAGGAGGCGGTGGCCGCGGCGCTCGACACCGGCATCGCGGCGTTGTCGATCGAGGATGCCAGCGGCGTGGCCGATGCACCGCTGAGACCCATCGACCAGGCGGTCGAGCGCCTGCGCGCGGCGCGTGCGGCCATCGATCGCGCCGGCGGCGACGTGCTGCTGGTCGGGCGTGCGGAGAACTTCTTCGTCGGCGTGCCGGATCTGCAGGACACCCTGCAGCGCCTGCGTGCCTACGCAGAGGCTGGTGCCGATGTGCTGTATGCACCTGGCATCAGCACGCGCGAGCAGATCAGCGCGGTGGTTGCCGCTGCGGGGTCGAAGCCGGTGAACCTGCTGGTCGGTGGACCGATACCGCTGAGCCTGCAGGACATTGCTGCACTCGGCGTTCGCCGGGTCAGCCTGGGCGGCGCACTGGCCCGTGCCGCTTGGGGTGGGTTGATGCAGGCGACGCAGCCGATCGTGCAGGACGGACGCTTCGATGGCCTGCAGCAGGCGGCTTCCGGGGCTGCGTTGAACGCGCTGTTCCACTAG
- a CDS encoding DOPA 4,5-dioxygenase family protein encodes MHPDPQPLTDAGDDDAHWADLLSPTRRRLIASAGLAAGGLASTSTAAARSDNALNTTEPGRPGFRAIVPPAPEGSSPWGHATASEPTPRPASVRPGEATLPTRPRAYTDIKSYHAHIYFDEDSFEKAALLRRWAAERFPVELGNWNLEPRGPHVTPSFYFGFTNDLLPVLVPWLQLNSLGLTILIHPNTGDGRADHLHYALWVNRAQPVNAYNWPAPKPGEREPLEEVFPNVVPTVPLET; translated from the coding sequence ATGCACCCGGACCCGCAGCCCCTCACCGACGCCGGCGACGATGACGCCCACTGGGCCGACCTGCTCTCACCCACCCGCCGACGCCTGATCGCGTCGGCCGGACTGGCCGCCGGCGGCCTGGCCAGCACCTCGACCGCAGCCGCGCGCAGCGATAACGCCTTGAACACCACCGAGCCTGGACGCCCCGGCTTCCGCGCCATTGTTCCGCCGGCACCCGAAGGCAGCAGCCCCTGGGGCCACGCCACGGCCAGCGAACCCACCCCGCGCCCGGCCAGCGTGCGCCCCGGCGAGGCCACGCTGCCCACCCGGCCACGTGCCTACACCGACATCAAGAGCTACCACGCGCACATCTACTTCGATGAGGACAGCTTCGAGAAGGCCGCGCTGCTGCGGCGCTGGGCCGCCGAGCGCTTCCCGGTGGAGCTGGGCAACTGGAACCTGGAGCCGCGCGGACCACACGTCACCCCGTCGTTCTATTTCGGCTTCACCAACGACCTGCTGCCGGTGCTGGTGCCCTGGCTGCAGCTCAACAGCCTGGGCCTGACCATCCTGATCCACCCCAATACCGGCGATGGCCGCGCCGACCATCTGCATTACGCGTTGTGGGTGAACCGCGCGCAGCCGGTGAATGCCTACAACTGGCCGGCACCGAAGCCGGGGGAACGGGAGCCGCTGGAGGAGGTGTTCCCGAACGTGGTGCCGACGGTGCCGCTGGAGACCTGA
- the aroQ gene encoding type II 3-dehydroquinate dehydratase, protein MAKLLVLHGPNLNLLGIREPEVYGHTTLADIDQALAAQASAAGHAVESLQSNAEHMLVDRVQAARDDGTAFILINPAAFTHTSVALRDALAAVAVPFIEIHLSNPHTREPFRQHSYFSDKAVGVVCGFGADSYRYAMDAALLRVQAASA, encoded by the coding sequence ATGGCGAAGCTGCTGGTCCTGCACGGCCCCAACCTCAACCTGCTCGGCATCCGCGAGCCGGAGGTCTACGGCCACACCACGCTGGCCGACATCGACCAGGCCCTGGCCGCCCAGGCATCGGCTGCCGGGCACGCGGTGGAGAGCCTGCAGTCCAATGCCGAGCACATGCTGGTGGACCGCGTGCAGGCCGCACGCGACGACGGAACCGCTTTCATCCTGATCAACCCGGCCGCCTTCACCCACACCTCGGTCGCCCTGCGCGATGCGCTGGCGGCGGTGGCGGTGCCGTTCATCGAGATCCACCTGTCCAACCCGCATACCCGCGAGCCGTTCCGCCAGCACAGCTACTTCAGTGACAAGGCCGTGGGCGTGGTGTGCGGCTTCGGCGCCGACAGCTACCGCTACGCGATGGACGCGGCGCTGCTGCGCGTGCAGGCGGCCAGCGCGTGA
- a CDS encoding lysozyme inhibitor LprI family protein, with the protein MKLLPRVLASLALCAGLCGVAHAGDRSAEGIDCAQATGGYERDMCDSDRLDDADSALNAVYVQARGELKAQAADGSCSRCAAAERQLVKAQRIWITLRDADCEAVYAFNADGTSRNPAKMQCLITQTRDRTRQLREFYELL; encoded by the coding sequence GTGAAGCTCCTGCCGCGCGTGCTCGCCAGCCTCGCGCTGTGCGCCGGCCTGTGTGGCGTTGCCCATGCGGGCGACCGCAGTGCCGAGGGCATCGACTGCGCGCAAGCCACCGGCGGCTACGAGCGCGACATGTGCGATTCCGATCGCCTGGATGACGCCGACAGCGCATTGAACGCCGTTTACGTCCAGGCGCGCGGCGAACTGAAGGCGCAGGCCGCCGATGGCAGCTGCAGCCGCTGCGCGGCGGCCGAACGACAGCTGGTGAAGGCCCAGCGCATCTGGATCACCCTGCGCGATGCAGACTGCGAGGCGGTGTATGCCTTCAACGCAGACGGCACCTCGCGCAACCCCGCGAAGATGCAATGCCTGATCACCCAGACGCGCGACCGTACGCGGCAGCTGCGCGAGTTCTACGAACTGCTTTGA
- the accB gene encoding acetyl-CoA carboxylase biotin carboxyl carrier protein — protein sequence MDLRKIKKLIDLLEESNLAEIEIKEGEESVRLSRAPVAGYAAPMPAPVYTAPAAPAAPAAQAMPMQSPTEASTGGTAKPGPALPEGHVLRSPMVGTFYASSAPDKPAFVSVGQQVKEGETLAIIEAMKMFNPIEADTSGTIVAILGENGQPVEFDQPLFVIG from the coding sequence ATGGATCTCCGCAAAATCAAGAAGCTGATCGACCTGCTGGAAGAGTCGAACCTGGCTGAAATCGAAATCAAGGAAGGCGAAGAGTCGGTGCGCCTGTCGCGCGCCCCGGTGGCCGGCTACGCCGCGCCGATGCCGGCCCCGGTGTATACCGCCCCGGCCGCCCCGGCCGCCCCGGCTGCGCAGGCAATGCCGATGCAGTCGCCGACCGAAGCCTCCACCGGCGGCACCGCCAAGCCGGGCCCGGCGCTGCCGGAAGGCCACGTGCTGCGCTCGCCGATGGTCGGCACCTTCTACGCCTCGTCCGCTCCGGACAAGCCGGCCTTCGTCAGCGTTGGCCAGCAGGTCAAGGAAGGCGAGACCCTGGCCATCATCGAAGCGATGAAGATGTTCAACCCGATCGAAGCCGACACGTCCGGCACCATCGTCGCCATCCTCGGCGAGAACGGCCAGCCGGTGGAATTCGACCAGCCGCTGTTCGTGATCGGCTGA
- the accC gene encoding acetyl-CoA carboxylase biotin carboxylase subunit, translating to MLDKVVIANRGEIALRILRACHTLGIRTVAVHSTVDRNLKHVAMADESVCIGPAPSPQSYLNIPALIAAAEVTDAQAIHPGYGFLSENADFAERVEESGFIFIGPKADTIRMMGDKVEAIRAMKSAGVPCVPGSGGPLGEDIVANTKIAREIGYPVIIKAAGGGGGRGMRVVHAEASLKTSIETTKSEAKAAFGNGEVYMEKFLENPRHVEIQVLADGQGNAIHLGERDCSMQRRHQKVVEEAPAPGITAEQREQIGKVCVEACIRIGYRGAGTFEFLYEDGRFYFIEMNTRIQVEHPVTEMVTGIDLVAEQLKIAAGQKLSIKQSDVVLNGHAIECRINAEDAETFVPSPGTITGFHPPGGPGVRVDTHIYSGYRVPSNYDSMIGKLIVHGPDRETAIARMQVALSEMVVDGIKTNVALQQRIMRDKGFQAGGQNIHYLEKRLAERKNKPIALT from the coding sequence ATGCTCGACAAAGTCGTCATCGCCAACCGAGGGGAGATCGCGCTGCGCATCCTGCGCGCGTGCCACACCCTCGGCATCCGCACGGTGGCCGTGCACTCCACGGTCGACCGCAACCTCAAGCACGTGGCCATGGCCGACGAGTCGGTCTGCATCGGCCCGGCGCCGTCGCCGCAGAGCTACCTCAACATCCCGGCGCTGATCGCCGCCGCTGAAGTCACCGACGCCCAGGCGATCCACCCGGGTTACGGCTTCCTGTCGGAGAACGCCGACTTCGCCGAACGCGTGGAAGAGTCCGGCTTCATCTTCATCGGCCCCAAGGCCGACACCATCCGCATGATGGGCGACAAGGTCGAAGCCATCCGCGCGATGAAGTCCGCCGGCGTGCCGTGCGTGCCCGGTTCGGGCGGCCCGCTGGGCGAGGACATCGTCGCCAACACCAAGATCGCCCGCGAGATCGGCTACCCGGTCATCATCAAGGCGGCCGGTGGCGGCGGTGGCCGTGGCATGCGCGTGGTGCACGCCGAAGCCTCGCTGAAGACCTCGATCGAAACCACCAAGAGCGAGGCCAAGGCCGCGTTCGGCAATGGCGAGGTCTACATGGAGAAGTTCCTGGAGAATCCGCGCCACGTGGAGATCCAGGTGCTGGCCGACGGCCAGGGCAACGCCATCCACCTGGGTGAGCGCGACTGCTCGATGCAGCGCCGCCACCAGAAGGTGGTGGAAGAAGCGCCGGCACCGGGCATCACCGCCGAACAGCGCGAGCAGATCGGCAAGGTGTGCGTGGAAGCCTGCATCCGCATCGGCTATCGCGGCGCTGGCACGTTCGAGTTCCTCTACGAGGACGGCCGCTTCTACTTCATCGAAATGAACACCCGCATCCAGGTGGAGCACCCGGTCACCGAAATGGTCACCGGCATCGACCTGGTGGCCGAGCAGCTGAAGATCGCCGCTGGCCAGAAGCTGTCGATCAAGCAGAGCGACGTGGTGCTGAACGGTCATGCGATCGAGTGCCGCATCAACGCCGAAGACGCCGAGACCTTCGTGCCGAGCCCGGGCACCATCACCGGCTTCCATCCGCCGGGCGGCCCCGGCGTGCGCGTGGATACCCACATCTACAGTGGCTACCGCGTGCCGTCGAACTACGACTCGATGATCGGCAAGCTGATCGTGCACGGCCCGGACCGCGAAACCGCCATCGCCCGCATGCAGGTGGCGCTGAGCGAAATGGTGGTCGATGGCATCAAGACCAATGTCGCCCTGCAGCAGCGGATCATGCGCGACAAGGGCTTCCAGGCCGGTGGCCAGAACATCCACTACCTGGAAAAGCGTCTTGCCGAGCGCAAGAACAAGCCGATCGCGTTGACCTGA
- the prmA gene encoding 50S ribosomal protein L11 methyltransferase, protein MPFLELTLRCTEATQPRYENALEDVGALAVTLLDAEADTSNEQAILEPGVGETPLWDTLVLSALFPADSNALLLLAALESFDPELDWSGGSFRAVEDEDWERAWLDQFQPMDFGSRTWIVPWNHELPEAAQAADAAVVRLDPGLAFGSGTHPTTALCLRWLDQLAVNGLLQGQRVLDFGCGSGILALAALKLGAAEAIGVDNDPQALVATADNAERNGEQARMHVYLPQDEPVATYPIVVANILASALDALAELLAARVAAGGRIALSGILHGQEGELLQRYAAWFDDLQATQDGDWMRITGVRRA, encoded by the coding sequence ATGCCGTTCCTGGAACTGACCCTGCGTTGCACCGAAGCCACCCAGCCCCGCTATGAAAACGCGCTGGAGGACGTCGGCGCACTGGCCGTCACCCTGCTCGATGCCGAGGCCGATACCAGCAACGAACAGGCCATCCTCGAGCCGGGCGTGGGCGAGACCCCGCTGTGGGACACCCTGGTGCTGAGCGCACTGTTCCCCGCCGACAGCAACGCCCTGCTGCTGCTGGCCGCGCTGGAATCCTTCGACCCGGAGCTGGACTGGAGTGGTGGCAGCTTCCGTGCCGTCGAGGACGAAGACTGGGAACGCGCCTGGCTGGACCAGTTCCAGCCGATGGATTTCGGCAGCCGTACCTGGATCGTGCCGTGGAACCATGAACTGCCGGAAGCCGCACAGGCCGCCGATGCGGCCGTGGTGCGACTGGACCCGGGCCTGGCCTTCGGTTCGGGCACCCACCCGACCACGGCCCTGTGCCTGCGCTGGCTGGACCAGCTGGCCGTGAATGGACTGCTGCAGGGCCAGCGCGTGCTCGATTTCGGCTGCGGCTCGGGCATCCTCGCGCTGGCCGCGCTGAAGCTGGGCGCCGCTGAAGCCATCGGCGTGGACAACGACCCGCAGGCCCTGGTCGCCACCGCCGACAATGCCGAGCGCAACGGCGAGCAGGCGCGCATGCACGTGTACCTGCCGCAGGACGAACCGGTCGCCACCTATCCGATCGTGGTCGCCAACATCCTTGCCTCGGCGCTGGATGCGCTGGCCGAGCTGCTGGCCGCACGCGTCGCCGCCGGCGGTCGCATCGCCCTGTCGGGCATCCTGCATGGCCAAGAAGGCGAACTGCTGCAGCGCTACGCTGCATGGTTCGACGACCTGCAGGCCACCCAGGACGGCGACTGGATGCGCATCACCGGCGTACGCCGCGCCTGA
- a CDS encoding DUF3426 domain-containing protein has translation MSEPNPPRRPLATFLRTTPEGEAAPATDTRAQDQAGPAASATQSPAAPLDLAPAPAAEMQHDDDTVIVDDTAAIEPAPVALPATAVTADAPSFLGNARPRTLPTPRWHWLLVAALALLLVLQSVLADRARLAADAGNRAWLGTLCGVLRCSLPAWHEPTAFTMTSREIRPLPGQAGVLQVQASIRNDARWAQAWPDLRLSLSDADGRVIGSGVFTPAQYLGENPGAALLEPGQSARVAFRVQEPAASTVAFTFDFL, from the coding sequence ATGTCCGAGCCGAACCCACCGCGCCGCCCCCTGGCTACTTTCCTGCGCACGACGCCGGAAGGTGAGGCTGCGCCTGCGACCGATACGCGCGCGCAGGACCAAGCTGGGCCTGCTGCGTCTGCAACGCAGTCGCCGGCCGCGCCCCTCGACCTGGCCCCTGCGCCGGCGGCGGAGATGCAACACGACGATGACACGGTCATCGTTGATGACACCGCGGCCATCGAACCGGCACCGGTCGCACTACCGGCAACGGCGGTTACCGCCGACGCACCCAGTTTCCTCGGCAATGCGCGCCCACGCACCCTGCCGACGCCGCGCTGGCACTGGCTGCTGGTCGCCGCGCTGGCGCTGCTGCTGGTGCTGCAGAGCGTGCTGGCCGACCGCGCGCGGCTGGCCGCCGACGCCGGCAACCGCGCATGGCTGGGGACGCTGTGCGGCGTGCTGCGCTGCAGCCTGCCCGCCTGGCACGAACCCACTGCGTTCACCATGACCAGCCGCGAGATCCGCCCCCTGCCAGGCCAGGCCGGCGTGCTGCAGGTGCAGGCCAGCATCCGCAACGATGCGCGCTGGGCACAGGCGTGGCCGGACCTGCGTCTGTCATTGTCCGATGCCGATGGCCGGGTGATCGGCAGCGGCGTGTTCACGCCCGCGCAGTACCTGGGCGAGAACCCCGGTGCGGCCCTGCTGGAACCGGGACAGAGCGCACGCGTCGCCTTCCGCGTACAGGAGCCCGCGGCGTCTACCGTCGCATTCACCTTCGACTTCCTTTGA
- the fis gene encoding DNA-binding transcriptional regulator Fis: protein MNAVLSRPDNSRGAPRPPLREHVAQSVRRYLRDLDGCDADDVYEIVLREMEIPLFVEVLNHCEGNQSRAAAMLGIHRATLRKKLKEYGISA from the coding sequence TTGAACGCTGTCCTTTCTCGTCCTGACAACAGTCGTGGCGCTCCCCGGCCACCGCTGCGTGAACATGTCGCCCAGTCCGTGCGCCGTTACCTGCGTGACCTTGATGGCTGCGACGCGGACGATGTCTACGAGATCGTGCTGCGCGAGATGGAGATTCCGCTGTTCGTGGAAGTGCTCAACCACTGCGAAGGCAACCAGAGCCGCGCCGCCGCGATGCTGGGCATCCACCGCGCCACCCTGCGCAAGAAGCTGAAGGAATACGGCATCAGCGCGTAA
- a CDS encoding phosphatidate cytidylyltransferase has translation MSFVLDVSGDLATQSVGQQTGLLFAGVGAVLVLATLVAETLRWRQRGRPSAVIANLVSRIRAWWVMAIVVGLALFFGRAGVIVLFAIISLFALREFITLAPTRSGDYYALLAAFYIVLPWQYYLVWIDWYGMYTLLIPVYAFLFLPILSTIGGDTTHYLERTAKVQWGLMICVFCISHVPLLLNLHVPGHDPSRNVLLFAFLVIVVQSSDVLQYIWGKLLGKHLIAPKLSPSKTVEGFVGGVLSASALGAALWWITPFTPLQAFGLSLLINLMGFWGGLVMSAIKRDRGIKDWGHMIEGHGGMLDRLDSVCFAAPVFFHVVRYYWKAGGGG, from the coding sequence ATGAGTTTCGTGTTGGATGTATCTGGCGATCTGGCGACGCAGAGTGTCGGCCAGCAGACCGGCCTGCTGTTCGCTGGCGTCGGCGCGGTGCTGGTGCTGGCGACGTTGGTGGCCGAGACCCTGCGCTGGCGCCAGCGTGGGCGGCCCAGCGCGGTGATCGCCAACCTGGTCTCGCGCATCCGCGCCTGGTGGGTGATGGCGATCGTGGTCGGGCTGGCGCTGTTCTTCGGCCGTGCCGGAGTGATCGTGCTGTTCGCGATCATCTCGCTGTTCGCGCTGCGCGAGTTCATCACCCTGGCGCCGACCCGCTCGGGCGACTACTACGCGCTGCTGGCCGCGTTCTACATCGTGCTGCCTTGGCAGTACTACCTGGTGTGGATCGACTGGTACGGCATGTACACGCTGCTGATCCCGGTCTATGCGTTCCTGTTCCTGCCGATCCTGTCGACCATCGGCGGCGACACCACCCACTACCTGGAGCGGACCGCGAAGGTGCAGTGGGGGCTGATGATCTGCGTGTTCTGCATCTCGCACGTGCCGCTGCTGCTGAACCTGCATGTGCCCGGGCATGATCCGTCGCGCAACGTGCTGCTGTTTGCCTTCCTGGTGATCGTGGTGCAGTCCTCGGACGTGCTGCAGTACATCTGGGGCAAGCTGCTGGGCAAGCACCTGATCGCACCGAAGCTGTCGCCGTCGAAGACGGTGGAGGGTTTCGTCGGCGGCGTGCTCAGTGCCAGCGCGCTGGGCGCGGCGCTGTGGTGGATCACCCCGTTCACGCCGTTGCAGGCGTTCGGCCTGTCGCTGCTGATCAACCTGATGGGGTTCTGGGGCGGCCTGGTGATGTCGGCGATCAAGCGCGATCGCGGCATCAAGGACTGGGGCCACATGATCGAGGGCCATGGCGGCATGCTCGACCGGCTGGATTCGGTGTGCTTCGCCGCGCCGGTGTTCTTCCATGTGGTGCGGTACTACTGGAAGGCGGGCGGCGGCGGCTGA
- a CDS encoding lysophospholipid acyltransferase family protein has product MFAELIARACSGAIHVVTGARALWIGCAPSGERRVYYGNHASHGDFVLIWSSMPPALRRQVRPVAAAEYWQRDGLRRYLIDAVFNGVLVEREAGHRQQDPLQVLRDAVDEDCSLILFPEGTRNVGDEPLLPFKSGIYHLARQRPELEFVPVWIDNLKRVMPKGRFLPLPLLCTATFGTPLRLQADEDKAAFLARSRQALLDLAPNGGRA; this is encoded by the coding sequence ATGTTCGCCGAGCTGATTGCCCGCGCCTGCAGTGGCGCGATCCATGTGGTGACCGGCGCCCGCGCGCTGTGGATCGGCTGCGCGCCGTCCGGCGAACGACGCGTGTATTACGGCAACCACGCCAGCCACGGCGACTTCGTGCTGATCTGGTCGTCGATGCCTCCGGCACTGCGGCGGCAGGTGCGCCCGGTGGCCGCGGCCGAATACTGGCAGCGCGATGGCCTGCGCCGTTACCTGATCGATGCGGTGTTCAACGGTGTACTGGTCGAGCGCGAGGCCGGCCATCGCCAGCAGGATCCGCTGCAGGTACTGCGCGATGCCGTGGACGAAGACTGCTCGCTGATCCTGTTCCCGGAAGGCACGCGCAATGTCGGCGATGAGCCGCTGCTGCCGTTCAAGAGCGGCATCTACCACCTGGCGCGGCAACGGCCGGAGCTGGAGTTCGTGCCGGTGTGGATCGACAACCTGAAGCGGGTGATGCCGAAGGGCCGGTTCCTGCCGTTGCCACTGCTGTGTACGGCCACTTTCGGCACGCCGCTGCGGCTGCAGGCCGACGAGGACAAGGCCGCGTTCCTGGCGCGCAGCCGGCAGGCGCTGCTGGACCTGGCGCCGAATGGAGGTCGTGCATGA